A region of the Roseovarius nanhaiticus genome:
ATGGCAGCACCGAAATCTTTGCGCGCTACGAGGCGGCAGCCTGACACCGCTCGGCGCCTGTGGGCATGGACGTGACGCATCGCGCCAAACGAGGCGGCGATTGCCGGTGGCACGTGGGGTGTGTCGCCGTAACTTGGCCTCAGCCGCTTTCTGTCCCGAGCAAAGTCTCAAAGCGGTGTTCGACCAGTTCCAGAAAGCGTGAGGCCACCCGAGAGGGCCGGCGCAGCGCCGGCAGCAAAAGATCGTATCGAAACCGCTGCTCGGGATCGAGAAGCCGTGTCGATACCCGCCCCGCACTGGCAAAATGCGTCGCCGTGACAGGCTCGACAATGGAAATCCCGGCGCCGCTGGCAACAAGCTCGCAAATGGAGGCGGATAACTGCGCCTCGGCGACGATCCGTGGCCGGGCGTTTCCAGATGCCAGAAACATATCGGTCTCCGAGCGGGTGCCGATTTCGGCGCCGAGCGCTATGAAAGGCTGCTGGTCGAAGTCCGATGGGGCAAGACTGTCCTTTCGCTCCAATGCGTGACCACGGGGCAGCACGGCCAGCATTGGCGCGGTAAAGATGGGCGCGCGGGTGACGGCGGGATGATCGCTCTCAAGCGCCGCGAACCCGAGATCGAACTGTTGCGAGCTGAGATGGCGCAGCACGGCCTGCGAGCTGCGGGCGCGCAGCGAGACGGTGATGCCCGGCTCTTCGGCAACGAACTGCGCGATCACGTCCGGCAGAAGTTT
Encoded here:
- a CDS encoding LysR substrate-binding domain-containing protein yields the protein MLPRLTHRQIEAFRAVIETGKITSAAEVLATTQPSISKLIADLESAAGFALFERRARQVIPTSEALALYEEVERSFVGMAEISRVIEDIRDFRKGSLLVAGMPALALKLLPDVIAQFVAEEPGITVSLRARSSQAVLRHLSSQQFDLGFAALESDHPAVTRAPIFTAPMLAVLPRGHALERKDSLAPSDFDQQPFIALGAEIGTRSETDMFLASGNARPRIVAEAQLSASICELVASGAGISIVEPVTATHFASAGRVSTRLLDPEQRFRYDLLLPALRRPSRVASRFLELVEHRFETLLGTESG